From Granulicella sp. WH15, the proteins below share one genomic window:
- a CDS encoding alginate lyase family protein, giving the protein MPTTRRAFVTLTTATLASTLLHAQSTHPDVALIDHDRILTAAREALSHQPNPSSTDSLLDLSLILPALAAAVTLTNDPALTKHAAAHLDAWFVSPATRMPPALNAPNPEDILEAIGLAEIAVAIPFLGIDTAPYLPWFASYLDWLMHDRTALLARDRKDHHASSWLLQSAACARLTANEPLLADLRHRFKTITIRAQIDATGLFPHELPTPNPYRNSLFNLDLLAGTAVLLSTRFDSLWEHELQDGPGLRAAIARHAPYIESRSTWPYPADQTHFHDLPCRRPALLFAARAYSRAPYAELWRSLTPAQPAAPELLRTFPIRQPLLWTTQPKAAI; this is encoded by the coding sequence ATGCCCACCACCCGCAGAGCCTTCGTCACCCTCACCACGGCAACACTCGCCTCAACCCTCCTCCACGCCCAATCCACCCACCCCGACGTAGCCCTCATCGACCACGACCGTATCCTCACCGCCGCCCGCGAGGCCCTGAGCCACCAGCCGAACCCGTCATCCACCGACTCCCTGCTCGACCTGAGCCTCATCCTTCCCGCCCTGGCCGCAGCCGTCACCCTCACCAACGATCCCGCCCTGACCAAACACGCCGCCGCCCACCTCGACGCCTGGTTCGTCTCCCCCGCCACCCGCATGCCCCCAGCCCTGAACGCCCCCAACCCCGAGGACATCCTCGAAGCCATCGGCCTCGCCGAGATCGCCGTCGCGATCCCCTTCCTCGGCATAGACACGGCCCCCTACCTCCCGTGGTTCGCCTCCTACCTCGACTGGCTCATGCACGACCGCACCGCCCTGCTGGCCCGCGACCGCAAGGACCACCACGCCTCCTCCTGGCTGCTGCAATCCGCCGCCTGCGCCCGCCTCACCGCCAACGAGCCACTCCTCGCCGACCTCCGCCACCGCTTCAAGACCATTACGATCCGCGCCCAGATCGACGCCACCGGCCTCTTCCCCCACGAGTTGCCCACACCCAACCCCTACCGCAACTCCCTCTTCAACCTCGACCTGCTCGCGGGCACAGCCGTCCTCCTCAGCACCCGCTTCGACAGCCTCTGGGAGCACGAGCTACAGGACGGCCCCGGCCTTCGAGCCGCCATCGCCCGCCACGCGCCCTACATCGAGAGCCGCTCCACCTGGCCCTACCCCGCCGACCAGACCCACTTCCACGATCTGCCCTGCCGCCGCCCGGCCCTGCTCTTCGCCGCCCGCGCCTACTCTCGCGCTCCTTACGCCGAGCTATGGCGCAGCCTCACCCCCGCCCAGCCCGCCGCGCCCGAGCTGCTCCGCACCTTCCCCATCCGCCAGCCGCTGCTCTGGACCACCCAGCCCAAAGCAGCGATCTAG
- a CDS encoding sugar kinase — translation MKEDCAGLELRAAKGCRWDLVSLGEVMLRFDPGEQRISHTRSFNVWEGGGEYNVARGLRRCFGKRTSIVTALADNPVGRLVEDLMLQGGVDLSHVCWTPYDGVGRESRNGIYFLERGAGVRGAMGMMDRGHTPISQMKAGQVDWDAIFGQEGVRWFHTGGVMCALSGDSPAVAREAMQAAKRHGVVVSYDCNYRPSLWKTAGGRQGSIDVNRSLMPYVDVLFGHEGDIAAVMGDSSHGPPWHDVLSYAEMSARVTEEFANIRVIATTTRRPKTANRNDWAAFGFANGQVFQSMDYLDMEIFDRVGGGDSFASGLIYGLLEGRGMQWALDCGVAHGALAMTTPGDSSMATLAEVERLMAGASAGVQR, via the coding sequence ATGAAGGAAGATTGTGCGGGGTTGGAGCTGAGGGCGGCAAAGGGTTGCCGGTGGGATCTGGTGAGCTTGGGCGAGGTGATGTTGCGGTTCGATCCGGGCGAGCAGCGGATCTCGCATACGCGGAGCTTCAATGTGTGGGAGGGCGGCGGGGAGTACAACGTCGCGCGCGGGCTGCGGCGGTGCTTCGGCAAGCGCACCTCGATTGTGACGGCGCTGGCCGATAATCCGGTGGGGCGGCTGGTCGAGGACCTGATGCTGCAGGGCGGGGTGGATCTGAGCCATGTGTGCTGGACTCCGTATGACGGGGTGGGGCGCGAGTCGCGGAACGGCATCTACTTTCTGGAGCGGGGCGCGGGCGTGCGCGGCGCGATGGGGATGATGGATCGGGGGCATACGCCGATCTCGCAGATGAAGGCTGGGCAGGTGGATTGGGACGCGATCTTCGGGCAGGAGGGCGTGCGCTGGTTCCATACCGGCGGGGTGATGTGCGCGCTCTCCGGCGACTCGCCCGCGGTGGCGCGGGAGGCGATGCAGGCGGCCAAGCGGCATGGGGTGGTGGTCAGTTATGACTGCAACTACCGGCCCTCGTTGTGGAAGACGGCAGGCGGGCGGCAGGGCTCGATTGACGTGAATCGCAGCCTGATGCCTTATGTGGATGTGCTCTTCGGGCATGAGGGAGATATTGCGGCGGTGATGGGCGATAGCTCGCATGGGCCGCCGTGGCACGATGTGCTCAGTTACGCGGAGATGTCGGCGCGGGTGACGGAGGAGTTCGCAAATATCCGGGTGATTGCCACGACGACGCGGCGGCCGAAGACCGCGAATCGCAATGACTGGGCCGCGTTTGGGTTTGCCAACGGGCAGGTCTTCCAGAGCATGGACTATCTCGATATGGAGATCTTCGACCGCGTGGGCGGAGGGGATTCGTTTGCTTCGGGGCTGATCTATGGGCTGCTGGAGGGGCGCGGGATGCAGTGGGCGCTGGACTGCGGCGTGGCTCATGGCGCGCTGGCGATGACGACGCCGGGGGATAGCTCGATGGCGACGCTGGCCGAGGTGGAGCGGCTGATGGCCGGTGCTTCGGCGGGCGTGCAACGATAG
- a CDS encoding bifunctional 2-keto-4-hydroxyglutarate aldolase/2-keto-3-deoxy-6-phosphogluconate aldolase, translating to MDKVTVLETMRQIGLVPVLRADSVDKAMALAEAVADGGVTVLEVTMTVPGAIEVMRRLAQQRPDILVGAGTVLDPETARMCILEGAQFVVSPALNLKTIEMCHRYSIAVLPGALTPTEIVTAWQAGADVVKVFPASAMGGAKYLKAVKAPLPQVELIPTGGVSVATAHEFLEAGAFALGVGGDLVDHKAMNEGRAHVVTETARKYLEIVKEYRAKKA from the coding sequence ATGGATAAGGTTACGGTTTTGGAGACGATGCGGCAGATTGGCCTGGTGCCGGTACTGCGGGCGGATTCGGTGGATAAGGCGATGGCTCTGGCAGAGGCGGTGGCCGATGGCGGCGTGACGGTGCTCGAGGTGACGATGACCGTGCCGGGAGCGATTGAGGTGATGCGGCGGCTGGCGCAGCAGCGGCCGGATATTCTGGTCGGCGCGGGGACGGTGCTGGACCCGGAGACGGCTCGGATGTGCATCCTCGAGGGCGCGCAGTTTGTGGTGAGCCCGGCTCTGAATCTGAAGACGATTGAGATGTGCCATCGCTACTCGATTGCGGTGCTGCCGGGGGCGTTGACGCCGACCGAGATTGTGACGGCGTGGCAGGCGGGGGCGGATGTGGTGAAGGTATTTCCGGCGAGTGCTATGGGCGGGGCGAAGTACCTGAAGGCCGTGAAGGCTCCGCTGCCGCAGGTAGAGCTGATTCCGACGGGCGGGGTTTCGGTGGCTACGGCGCATGAGTTTCTGGAGGCTGGGGCCTTTGCGCTGGGGGTTGGCGGCGACCTGGTGGACCATAAGGCGATGAACGAGGGCCGGGCGCATGTGGTGACGGAGACGGCGCGGAAGTATCTGGAGATAGTGAAGGAGTATCGGGCTAAGAAGGCTTAG